ATTCGCGTTTTTCGTAAGGAATTTTTAAGTTTGAAAGGCTACCACCACAACACAATGCTTTTTCTTTTTCCTGCTCAATTTTTTGCAAATGCCCCAAGGATTTTAAAACTTCACGTGAATTTTCATATTCGCCGCATCCTCTCCCCAATTCACAAGGGTCATGATAAGAAAATTGTATATTTTCCTTTTTTAAATTAATTCGATTTTCATCTATCAGCAGCTTGATTAGCTCAGAATGATGCAATACATGCTTCTTTAACTTATAATCATCTTTAAATGTTTTATAACAAATTGGGCAGCTAGTAACTAACACCATTGATTTTTTCGACATAATCAACTCTGTCATTTTTTTTTGTAATTGCGTTGCAGCTTCCACAAGTCCTGACTGCATCAGAGGGCGACCGCAGCACAAACTTCCATCTTCATCTAAAAACTCATAAGTTATTTTAGCCTTTTCGAAAATATTTATCATTGCTTTTGGGATAGATGGCGTTAGATGCGACATACAACCAGCAAAATATAAAACATTAAATTCTTCTGCATTTAATTCTGGCTTGTATTCAGGCAAATAGTCGTATTTAAACGATACCGATTCATTTGCAATTTTCCTAGTGATGTTCCGCATGTTTGTAATGTCAATTTTCACAGGACAATAAGTATTGCAGCGTCCACACATCAAGCAATTGTAGGCTCTGTCTTCAAAAGGTAAGTTGTAGCGTACACTTTGAATATAATAAGTTGGTTGGATATTATGTATGTTAGCCGCCGAGCTAAGTTGGCATTTATCTATACAAATTCCGCATCTGCTGCAAGAATTAATTTCAAAGCGTGTATATCCTTTTAACTCTTTTGTAGATTTCATGCCGAAATTTCTAAACATTACTAAAAAAACTTCAGTAATAATGTGCATATATCTAGAAAAAGGCAAAGCAACCATAAAAATACCAAGCACTATCGAATAAAACCACCACATAGAATATTCCACAGTAGCAATTTGGCTAGCTGGCACCAAAGAACTAATTACATTTCCTACAGACTGCGTTAAAAAGCCTCCATTATGATGTTGTGCAGCATTAAACGATTCTGCTAAAAGTCTTGCAGGAAATATCAACCAAAGCGAATATAAAGCAAATTTATCTCCTATCAACAATTTTGTTGTTTTCCTCATGCCAAACAATCTTGAACAAAATCGTTTTATCAATGCAAAGCAAACAGCAGTTAAAACAACTAGCAACAAGAAATCCATTATAAAAGTAAAGAACTTTCCATATTGCATTCCATGTTTGTCAGGTTCAAAAAAATTAAAAAATATTGGATCCCAAGGCATGTTAAAAACATTATTGTGACCAAATTTCGACTCAATAGTTCCAAAAATAATCAATAAGAACCAGCCTGTAGCTAAGCTCGCATGCATAAATCCTAGCACTGGATTAATTTTGAAAATCCTACGATGCAGCAAACATTCCATTACAGCCTCATTAAAAGCTTTGAAAGAACGGAATGTGAACATATTTTTAAACATCGTTCTGCGGTCTTTCACTGGCATAGCCTCCAACCACACAACATACTTCCAGATGAGGATACCAAACATCAGCAAAACGCCAATAAAAAAAGGCAAAACAAATGGATCAAAATTTATTTTCATCAAAATGCTTTTTTAAGTGATACAAGATATGGCGTGTGTTCACATTACGCGGGCAAACGAGTGTGCATTTTCCGCATAACATGCATTTAGAAATATTATTCTTCACTTCATCATTCATTCCGCGTCTCAGGTCAACAGATATTTTGCGAAAGCTGAAATCTGTAAATTGTCCAGCAGTGCATGTTGCAGCACAACTACCACAGAAAATACAAACTCTTAAGCTCGGTTCCAATTCACATATCTTATCATATAAGGAATTATCAACCTTGTCAAAATCTATTTGTGCCGATTTATTTATTTTGAAGCCAAAATCCATAAAGATTTTTTTAGTTTTTTCTATTTTTTATCTCTTTTCCAAATTCCAATTATTCAAATAACCAGCAACACGAAGGGCAGTGCTACGAGCATCGTTAATAGTTTCTGCAATATTTTTTGGCGAAGTGCATGTGCCTGCAAGGAAAACGCCTTGCTTTGCCGATAAGCCGCTACTAGTGTGCTCGTCCTGTTCTTTTAAAAATCTATTTTCGTTAAAATTAATTCCAAATAAATTGCCCATTTTTTTTGTTCCTTCCGAAGGCTCCATGCCTACAAGCAAAACAAGCAAATCAACAGACATTTTCATAGGTTTTCCTGACAAAGTGTCTTCAACTTTTACAATAACACCACCTTCTTTTGATTCTGCTGCTTCACTTAATCTGCCACGCACAAACTGCACTCCATGCTCTTCTTGAGCTTTTTTATATAATTCTTCGTAGTGCATTCCAAACATTCTCAAATCCATATAAAAGCAAAAAACTTGAGATTCGGGCAATGCCTCATGAATTTCTATAGCCTGCTTCACGCCTGTAATGCAACAAGCCTTGCTGCAATATACATTTTGCACTTTTTCGTCTCTAGAACCAACGCAATGCACTATACCTATCCTTTTTACGGGTTGTCCGTCAAAACGCACAATAGGCTTGTGTTCTCTGAACATTTGTTCTAAATCTTTGCTTGTAATCACATTATCGTAAATTCTATAGCCATATTCTTCTTTTCTGCGTGCGTCAAAAACATCAAATCCAGTGGCTATTACAACAGCATCTGCTGATAGGTTTTCGTTTTTATTTGTTTTTAAAATATATGTATTTTCTTTTTTCTCAACGCCTTCTATTTCTGTGTTGAGCATTACATTTACCTTTGCTAAGTCAATGCCTTTTGCTAAAAAGTCTTTTACTTCATCAGCAGGGCGAATTGTTGGAAACAAACGATCCCAAACGTTTAATTTCCCTCCTAAAGCATTTTCTTTTTCTATCAAATTTATTTCAAATCCCAAAGTAGCTAAATATGATGCGGTTTCCATACCAGCAGGACCACCTCCAATTACAACTATTTTTTTTGCCATTCAATGTCTTTTTTTACGCAACTAAATTAATAAATATTTATGGATACCAAGCACCAATATTATTATTTATAATAAAACAAATCACTTGAAATCCTCATTATAAAACATTTACACGTTATCAAAGCTTATAAATAAAAATTTAAGATATATGTAAATTCAGCAAATAAACTAATATTATTTATTTTTTCTACAAGACTCATTTAGCAACAAATTTTCAAATTCATAGGATTCACAGGCTTTGACAATTCTTTGCCTGCAATATTCTTGTATTTTGAATTTTTGTCGTATTTATATCCGATTTTATCAAGCAAAGGCTCAACCGAAACTTGATGCATTTGCAAACCCAATTGCCAAGGGTCATAGCCAAGCACAATGCCTGCAAGTTCTTCGTAAGTCAATACAGGAATGCCCATTCCGTTTTCGCCATAAGTTATGCCTTCGGTTTCAGCAATAAAATACTGCCATCTATCTAAAAACATAGAACATCCGGGGCAATTTGTTAAAATAAAATCGGGCTTGTACGGCTGCATACTTTCAAATTTCTTTTGAGAATTGGCAACAGAATACCCCCTATTAGCTTTCACAATATACTGCCTAAATCCAAATCCGCAGCAATGGCGACGTTCAGGGTAGTCAACAACTTCACCTCCCCAATCTTCAATCATTCCAGCTAAAACATAAGGATATTCAGCTCCTCCCACGCCTTTATGAGGAAATATTTTTGCGTAATGGCAGCCAATATGCTCAACTCCTCTTAAAGGCTTTCCAGTTGCAGCATTTACGAGAGAGTATTTTTTCTTTTCAAAAATTTCTTTCCTGAATTTAAAAATAATATCGCTTGTGTGTACAAGATTTTCAGGAATATTAAACTCACGCTTTGTTGCCTTATACAAATTTTCTCTAATTCGCTCTAGAACTTCCGGGTGAGATTCCCATGTTTCAAGAATTTCAGTATAAATACCAAAAGAAGTTACACAAGAAGCAGCATAATTTTTATAACCTTTTTCAGACATTAATGCAAATTGACGTGCCACAACAGTCATTATGGTATCAAAAGACACTACATCAGTATGATATCCTATGCCAGTGCAAGTTGTATGGCGAGCAGAATCAAAAATATCTTTTCCTAATTCATCTCTTAGAATCTTCAAAAAAGCCCACTCAGAGCCAGGAAAGAAGTTTTGTCTTATGCAACTACGTGCGTACCAATAATTATCGTCTGCTATTTCTTTTTGATAATCTTTCCAAATATGTCTTTTTCCTTCTTGTTTCATTCATTTTCAAGTTTATGTGAATTATAAGAATATACATGTTTAAAGTATTGACAATCTTTTGAATCGTCAAACTGCAAGCCCATTTCTGAAGCTTTTTTTCTAGAAAAATCTTCTATTTTTTTGTATCTAGCATTACCGCCAGTAACTTCAAAAATTTGATTTAGCTCATCAAGGTCTTTTGCTGA
This DNA window, taken from Bacteroidales bacterium, encodes the following:
- a CDS encoding 4Fe-4S dicluster domain-containing protein encodes the protein MDFGFKINKSAQIDFDKVDNSLYDKICELEPSLRVCIFCGSCAATCTAGQFTDFSFRKISVDLRRGMNDEVKNNISKCMLCGKCTLVCPRNVNTRHILYHLKKHFDENKF
- a CDS encoding (Fe-S)-binding protein, which translates into the protein MKINFDPFVLPFFIGVLLMFGILIWKYVVWLEAMPVKDRRTMFKNMFTFRSFKAFNEAVMECLLHRRIFKINPVLGFMHASLATGWFLLIIFGTIESKFGHNNVFNMPWDPIFFNFFEPDKHGMQYGKFFTFIMDFLLLVVLTAVCFALIKRFCSRLFGMRKTTKLLIGDKFALYSLWLIFPARLLAESFNAAQHHNGGFLTQSVGNVISSLVPASQIATVEYSMWWFYSIVLGIFMVALPFSRYMHIITEVFLVMFRNFGMKSTKELKGYTRFEINSCSRCGICIDKCQLSSAANIHNIQPTYYIQSVRYNLPFEDRAYNCLMCGRCNTYCPVKIDITNMRNITRKIANESVSFKYDYLPEYKPELNAEEFNVLYFAGCMSHLTPSIPKAMINIFEKAKITYEFLDEDGSLCCGRPLMQSGLVEAATQLQKKMTELIMSKKSMVLVTSCPICYKTFKDDYKLKKHVLHHSELIKLLIDENRINLKKENIQFSYHDPCELGRGCGEYENSREVLKSLGHLQKIEQEKEKALCCGGSLSNLKIPYEKRELMAADAVKYLDEKNPDVIVTACPLCKKTMEKHANGKMKDLAEVVSEALNNSPEYAKEKEQLVSN
- a CDS encoding heterodisulfide reductase subunit B, translating into MKQEGKRHIWKDYQKEIADDNYWYARSCIRQNFFPGSEWAFLKILRDELGKDIFDSARHTTCTGIGYHTDVVSFDTIMTVVARQFALMSEKGYKNYAASCVTSFGIYTEILETWESHPEVLERIRENLYKATKREFNIPENLVHTSDIIFKFRKEIFEKKKYSLVNAATGKPLRGVEHIGCHYAKIFPHKGVGGAEYPYVLAGMIEDWGGEVVDYPERRHCCGFGFRQYIVKANRGYSVANSQKKFESMQPYKPDFILTNCPGCSMFLDRWQYFIAETEGITYGENGMGIPVLTYEELAGIVLGYDPWQLGLQMHQVSVEPLLDKIGYKYDKNSKYKNIAGKELSKPVNPMNLKICC
- a CDS encoding CoB--CoM heterodisulfide reductase iron-sulfur subunit A family protein gives rise to the protein MAKKIVVIGGGPAGMETASYLATLGFEINLIEKENALGGKLNVWDRLFPTIRPADEVKDFLAKGIDLAKVNVMLNTEIEGVEKKENTYILKTNKNENLSADAVVIATGFDVFDARRKEEYGYRIYDNVITSKDLEQMFREHKPIVRFDGQPVKRIGIVHCVGSRDEKVQNVYCSKACCITGVKQAIEIHEALPESQVFCFYMDLRMFGMHYEELYKKAQEEHGVQFVRGRLSEAAESKEGGVIVKVEDTLSGKPMKMSVDLLVLLVGMEPSEGTKKMGNLFGINFNENRFLKEQDEHTSSGLSAKQGVFLAGTCTSPKNIAETINDARSTALRVAGYLNNWNLEKR